The following are encoded together in the Pygocentrus nattereri isolate fPygNat1 chromosome 15, fPygNat1.pri, whole genome shotgun sequence genome:
- the lhx9 gene encoding LIM/homeobox protein Lhx9 isoform X3 translates to MEVVGCKARESSCTLRPAAMLFHGISGEHIQGIMEEMERRSKTESRLAKTVQMNGRESSMPSVSPEKPALCAGCGSKISDRYYLLAVDKQWHLRCLKCCECKLALESELTCFAKDGSIYCKEDYYRRFSVQRCARCHLGISASEMVMRARDSVYHLSCFTCTSCNKTLTTGDHFGMRENLVYCRAHFESLVQGEYHAPLNYAELAAKGGGLALPYFNGAGAVQKGRPRKRKSPAMGIDISTYNSGCNENEADHLDRDQQPYPPSQKTKRMRTSFKHHQLRTMKSYFAINHNPDAKDLKQLAQKTGLTKRVLQGEQILGHYSHTSRRLKIP, encoded by the exons ATGGAAGTGGTGGGGTGCAAGGCGAGAGAGAGCAGTTGCACATTGCGTCCAGCAGCCATGCTTTTCCACGGCATCTCCGGGGAGCACATCCAAGGGATCATGGAGGAGATGGAGAGGAGGTCGAAGACGGAGTCCCGCCTGGCCAAAACGGTCCAGATGAACGGGAGGGAGTCG AGCATGCCCTCGGTGAGCCCGGAGAAGCCCGCACTGTGCGCCGGCTGTGGGTCCAAAATCTCGGACAGGTACTACTTACTGGCGGTGGACAAGCAGTGGCACCTCCGCTGCCTCAAGTGCTGTGAATGTAAACTGGCCCTGGAGTCGGAGCTGACCTGCTTCGCCAAGGATGGCAGCATTTACTGCAAAGAGGATTACTACAG AAGGTTCTCCGTGCAGAGGTGTGCCCGCTGTCACCTGGGCATCTCGGCCTCGGAGATGGTGATGCGCGCGCGGGACTCCGTGTACCACTTGAGCTGCTTCACGTGCACGTCGTGCAACAAGACGCTGACCACGGGCGACCACTTCGGCATGCGCGAGAACCTGGTGTACTGCCGGGCGCACTTCGAGAGCCTGGTGCAGGGGGAGTATCACGCGCCCCTCAACTACGCCGAGCTCGCGGCCAAAGGCGGTGGGCTCGCGCTGCCCTACTTCAACGGCGCGGGCGCGGTGCAGAAGGGCAGGCCGCGGAAACGCAAGAGCCCCGCCATGGGCATCGACATCAGCACGTACAACTCAG GTTGTAATGAGAACGAAGCCGACCATTTGGACCGAGATCAGCAGCCCTACCCTCCCTCGCAGAAGACCAAACGCATGCGTACATCCTTCAAGCACCACCAGCTCCGCACCATGAAGTCCTACTTTGCCATTAACCACAACCCTGATGCCAAGGACTTAAAGCAGCTCGCTCAGAAGACGGGCCTCaccaaaagagttcttcag